In one Melaminivora jejuensis genomic region, the following are encoded:
- a CDS encoding glutathione S-transferase family protein: MLQLHIGNKNYSSWSMRPWVLLRQAGIAFEEVPVRFDSFAADSQFKRQLEGVSPTGKVPVLVDGDTVVWDTLAIAEYVAEQFPAKHLWPQDAALRAHARSVVAEMHSGFTQLRTHCPMNIEARLPDIGALIWRDQPGVRADVERLGQMWSELLARHRGQMLYGEFSIADAFFAPVCMRLVTYALPVPAVVAAYVQRVQGLPGVAEWIAGALAEQDFRDFEEPYRLARD; this comes from the coding sequence ATGCTCCAGCTCCACATCGGCAACAAGAACTATTCCTCCTGGTCCATGCGGCCCTGGGTGCTGCTGCGCCAGGCGGGCATAGCGTTCGAGGAGGTGCCGGTGCGCTTCGACAGCTTCGCTGCCGACTCGCAGTTCAAGCGCCAGCTCGAAGGCGTCTCGCCCACTGGCAAGGTGCCGGTGCTGGTCGATGGCGACACCGTGGTCTGGGACACGCTGGCGATTGCCGAATACGTCGCCGAGCAATTCCCCGCCAAGCATCTGTGGCCGCAGGACGCCGCCCTCCGGGCGCACGCGCGCAGCGTGGTGGCCGAGATGCACAGCGGCTTCACGCAGCTGCGCACGCACTGCCCCATGAACATCGAGGCACGCCTGCCCGACATCGGCGCGCTGATCTGGCGCGACCAGCCTGGCGTGCGCGCTGACGTGGAGCGCCTGGGCCAGATGTGGAGCGAGTTGCTGGCGCGCCACCGTGGCCAGATGCTGTATGGCGAATTCAGCATTGCCGACGCTTTTTTTGCCCCGGTGTGTATGCGCCTGGTGACCTATGCGCTGCCGGTGCCCGCCGTCGTCGCCGCCTACGTGCAGCGCGTGCAAGGCCTGCCGGGCGTGGCCGAATGGATCGCCGGCGCGCTGGCCGAGCAGGATTTTCGCGACTTCGAGGAGCCCTACCGCCTGGCGCGCGACTGA
- a CDS encoding 5-formyltetrahydrofolate cyclo-ligase translates to MDRSALRRTLVNERLQLPDRLARAERLQRVLRIWLVDKPDTVIGAYWPIKGEFDPLPALHRWKEDGELLDEPLRRRIGLPVVNKQHKTLTFHAWYPGCPMEEDAYGIPKPKDTEALVPTLLFVPCVGYGPGGYRLGYGGGFYDRTLATLQPRPATVGLGYTVGYLDDFEPQPHDMPLDAILNDNGVVWPV, encoded by the coding sequence ATGGACAGATCAGCCCTGCGCCGCACCCTGGTGAATGAACGCCTGCAACTGCCCGACCGGCTGGCGCGCGCCGAACGGCTGCAGCGCGTGCTGCGCATCTGGCTGGTGGACAAGCCCGACACCGTGATCGGCGCCTACTGGCCCATCAAGGGCGAGTTCGATCCGCTGCCCGCACTACACCGCTGGAAGGAAGACGGGGAGTTGCTGGACGAGCCGCTGCGCCGGCGCATCGGCCTGCCGGTGGTCAACAAGCAGCACAAGACGCTCACTTTCCACGCCTGGTACCCGGGCTGCCCGATGGAGGAGGACGCCTACGGCATCCCCAAGCCCAAGGACACCGAGGCGCTGGTGCCCACACTGCTGTTCGTGCCTTGCGTGGGCTACGGGCCGGGGGGCTACCGGCTGGGCTATGGTGGGGGCTTCTACGACCGCACGCTGGCCACGCTGCAGCCGCGCCCGGCCACCGTCGGCCTGGGCTACACCGTGGGCTACCTGGACGACTTCGAGCCGCAGCCGCACGACATGCCGCTGGACGCCATCCTGAACGACAACGGCGTGGTCTGGCCGGTCTGA
- a CDS encoding lytic transglycosylase domain-containing protein: MKKWFGILTPLLVAAVFGGSGAVAQAQGAASMPGALSGDEAVLEMQKAFRKGDKARLAQLLPATQGHPLEPWAAYWTLRARLDEAQDGEVEAFLQRWAGSYQEDRLRNDWLLLLGQRRDWERFAALHPAFRMNDDREVRCYAVTVEHLSGTAGTGAADEVLRNWYALRDADDGCSHAAGELLAARKIKPDDVWRKARLAAEANRPRAVRRAVELVAPEAVASLDAALNAPAKYLTSRAVAPGRVRQEVIALALARMAASDADGAARLLDAKWGVHLPVQERNWLWGLIGKQKALALAPDALSYFNRATRETDLSDEMLGWKARAALRAGQWLAVARSIDAMSAAAREDATWTYWRARAHLAGRPGEAERAQARALYEGIAGITGFYEQLALEELGGAIAAPLPPAPLTAQEKAAARANPALNRGLYAILLGLRSEGVREWNYATNLHTPGGMGERDLLAAADFACQQQVWDRCINTSERTRTSIDMAQRFPTPYRQAVLERTRAIGLDAAYVYGLIRQESRFIMDARSGVGASGLMQVMPATARWTAKKIGLAGFTPEQINDRDTNITIGTAYLKLALDDFQGSMPLAAAAYNAGPGRPRNWRNGPVLDAAIWAENVPFAETRDYVKKVLANTVNYAALLTGQPQSLKSHLGVVGPRVAAGEDPSRDLP; this comes from the coding sequence ATGAAAAAGTGGTTCGGGATTCTGACACCGCTGCTGGTGGCAGCCGTTTTCGGCGGCAGCGGCGCAGTGGCACAGGCGCAGGGCGCGGCCTCCATGCCGGGCGCCCTGTCGGGTGATGAGGCCGTGCTGGAGATGCAAAAGGCCTTTCGCAAGGGCGACAAGGCGCGCCTGGCGCAGTTGCTGCCGGCCACCCAGGGCCACCCGCTGGAGCCTTGGGCGGCGTACTGGACGCTGCGCGCCCGGCTCGATGAGGCGCAGGACGGCGAGGTCGAGGCCTTTTTGCAGCGCTGGGCCGGCAGCTACCAGGAAGACCGCCTGCGCAACGACTGGCTGCTGCTGCTGGGCCAGCGCCGCGACTGGGAGCGCTTTGCCGCCCTGCATCCGGCGTTTCGCATGAACGACGACCGCGAAGTGCGCTGCTACGCCGTTACCGTGGAACACCTGAGCGGCACGGCAGGCACCGGCGCGGCAGATGAAGTGCTGCGCAACTGGTACGCCCTGCGCGACGCCGACGATGGCTGCAGCCACGCTGCCGGCGAGTTGCTGGCCGCCAGGAAAATCAAGCCCGATGATGTCTGGCGCAAGGCCCGCCTGGCCGCCGAGGCCAATCGCCCGCGTGCCGTGCGCCGCGCCGTCGAGCTGGTCGCGCCCGAGGCCGTGGCCTCCCTGGACGCTGCCCTCAACGCCCCGGCCAAGTACCTGACCAGCCGCGCCGTGGCACCGGGCCGTGTGCGCCAGGAGGTCATTGCCCTGGCGCTGGCGCGCATGGCCGCCTCCGACGCCGATGGCGCCGCGCGCCTGCTCGACGCCAAGTGGGGCGTCCACCTGCCGGTGCAGGAGCGCAACTGGCTGTGGGGCCTGATCGGCAAGCAAAAGGCCCTGGCGCTGGCGCCCGATGCGCTGTCGTACTTCAACCGTGCCACGCGCGAGACCGACCTGAGCGACGAGATGCTGGGCTGGAAGGCGCGCGCCGCGCTGCGCGCCGGGCAGTGGCTGGCCGTGGCGCGCAGCATCGATGCCATGAGCGCCGCCGCGCGCGAGGACGCCACCTGGACCTACTGGCGCGCCCGCGCCCACCTGGCCGGCAGGCCCGGCGAGGCCGAGCGCGCCCAGGCGCGCGCACTGTACGAGGGCATCGCCGGCATCACGGGCTTCTATGAGCAGCTGGCGCTGGAGGAGCTGGGCGGGGCCATCGCAGCGCCGCTGCCGCCCGCGCCGCTCACCGCCCAGGAAAAGGCCGCCGCCCGCGCCAATCCTGCGCTCAATCGCGGCCTGTACGCCATCTTGCTGGGTCTGCGCAGCGAGGGCGTGCGCGAGTGGAACTACGCTACCAATCTGCACACGCCGGGCGGCATGGGCGAGCGCGACTTGCTGGCCGCCGCCGACTTCGCCTGCCAGCAGCAGGTCTGGGATCGCTGCATCAACACCAGCGAGCGCACGCGCACCAGCATCGACATGGCGCAGCGCTTCCCGACGCCGTACCGCCAGGCGGTGCTGGAGCGCACGCGCGCCATCGGGCTGGATGCCGCCTACGTCTATGGCCTGATCCGCCAGGAAAGCCGCTTCATCATGGATGCGCGCTCGGGCGTGGGCGCCTCGGGCCTGATGCAGGTCATGCCGGCCACGGCGCGCTGGACGGCGAAGAAGATCGGCCTGGCCGGCTTCACGCCCGAGCAGATCAACGACCGCGACACCAACATCACCATCGGCACGGCCTACCTGAAGCTGGCGCTGGATGATTTCCAGGGCTCCATGCCGCTGGCCGCTGCCGCCTACAACGCCGGCCCGGGCCGCCCGCGCAACTGGAGGAACGGCCCGGTGCTGGACGCCGCCATCTGGGCCGAGAATGTGCCCTTTGCCGAGACGCGCGACTATGTGAAGAAGGTGCTGGCCAATACGGTGAACTACGCCGCGCTGCTGACGGGCCAGCCGCAATCGCTCAAGAGCCACCTGGGAGTGGTGGGGCCGCGCGTGGCG